In one window of Azoarcus olearius DNA:
- the ftsW gene encoding putative lipid II flippase FtsW: protein MKLGALFSAWFPSRPAPVGGGETARVVSRLARPGAPARELDLLLIWSAVGLLLLGLVMVYSASIAIAEGSRFTNNQSHYFLLRHAIFLAIGIGCGLAAFQLPMAKWQRLAPALFVGGVVLLIVVLIPGIGREVNGAQRWLSLGPVNLQPSELMKVFVALYAADYTVRKLDAMGSFTRGFLPMMTVILFVGFLLLREPDFGAFVVITTIAFGVLFLGGVNVRVFALLAVVAVIGFIILIWTSPYRRERIFGFMDPWQDAFGKGYQLSHALIAFGRGEWFGVGLGGSVEKLFYLPEAHTDFLLAVIAEELGFAGVVMVVALFAILVQRTFAIGREAIKLERYFSGLVALGMGLWMGVQSFINMGVNMGLLPTKGLTLPMMSFGGSGIVANCVALAILLRIDWEVRQLKRGGA from the coding sequence ATGAAGCTCGGCGCCCTGTTCTCGGCCTGGTTCCCGTCGCGGCCGGCGCCTGTCGGCGGCGGCGAGACGGCGCGCGTGGTCAGCCGCCTTGCGCGGCCGGGCGCACCCGCGCGCGAACTCGATCTGCTGCTGATCTGGTCGGCGGTCGGCCTGCTGCTGCTCGGCCTGGTCATGGTGTATTCGGCCTCGATCGCGATCGCCGAGGGCAGTCGGTTCACCAACAACCAGTCGCACTACTTCCTGTTGCGCCACGCGATCTTCCTCGCCATCGGGATCGGCTGCGGGCTGGCCGCGTTCCAGCTGCCGATGGCGAAGTGGCAGCGGCTTGCGCCAGCCCTGTTCGTGGGCGGGGTGGTGCTGCTGATCGTGGTGCTGATCCCTGGCATCGGCCGCGAGGTCAATGGCGCCCAGCGCTGGCTGTCGCTCGGTCCGGTCAACCTGCAGCCGTCCGAACTGATGAAGGTCTTCGTCGCCCTCTACGCGGCCGACTACACGGTACGCAAGCTCGACGCCATGGGCAGCTTCACCCGCGGCTTCCTGCCGATGATGACGGTGATCCTGTTCGTCGGCTTCCTGCTGCTGCGCGAGCCCGACTTCGGCGCCTTCGTCGTGATCACCACCATCGCCTTCGGCGTGCTCTTCCTCGGCGGCGTGAATGTGCGCGTGTTTGCGCTGCTGGCGGTGGTCGCGGTGATCGGCTTCATCATCCTGATCTGGACCTCGCCCTACCGGCGCGAGCGCATCTTCGGCTTCATGGACCCGTGGCAGGACGCCTTCGGCAAGGGCTACCAGTTGTCGCACGCGCTGATCGCTTTCGGCCGCGGCGAATGGTTCGGCGTCGGCCTCGGCGGCAGCGTCGAAAAGCTGTTCTACCTGCCGGAAGCCCACACCGACTTCCTGCTCGCGGTGATCGCCGAGGAACTCGGCTTTGCCGGCGTGGTGATGGTGGTGGCGCTGTTCGCCATCCTCGTACAGCGCACCTTCGCGATCGGCCGCGAGGCGATCAAGCTCGAACGCTACTTCTCCGGCCTGGTCGCGCTGGGCATGGGTTTGTGGATGGGGGTGCAGTCCTTCATCAACATGGGCGTGAACATGGGCCTGCTGCCGACCAAGGGCCTGACCTTGCCGATGATGAGCTTCGGCGGTTCCGGCATCGTCGCCAACTGCGTGGCGCTGGCGATCCTGCTGCGGATCGACTGGGAAGTCCGTCAGTTGAAGCGGGGTGGCGCATGA
- the murG gene encoding undecaprenyldiphospho-muramoylpentapeptide beta-N-acetylglucosaminyltransferase yields the protein MKTLLVMAGGTGGHIFPGIAVAEALRAKGWRIVWMGNPDGMEARIVPSRGYDTAWVRFGALRGKGLVRKLLLPVNLLVGFWQALGQLRRIKPDVVLGMGGYITFPGGMMAALLGRPLVLHEQNSVAGLANRVLAGVADRVLSGFPSVLKKAGWVGNPVREDIASVAAPAARFAGRSGPLNVLVVGGSLGAAVLNDTVPKALARIPLEFRPQVVHQAGEKQIDALRAAYAAAGVEGDLRPFIQDMAAAYAEADLVICRAGALTVAELAAVGVASLLVPFPHAVDDHQTGNARFLAEHGGAYLLPQNELDAERLAGILASLDRPQLLQMAEHARAQAKPRATEAVARACEELAEGRKA from the coding sequence ATGAAGACCCTGCTGGTGATGGCGGGCGGTACCGGCGGCCACATCTTCCCCGGCATCGCGGTGGCGGAAGCGCTGCGTGCGAAGGGCTGGCGCATCGTCTGGATGGGTAATCCGGACGGCATGGAGGCGCGCATCGTCCCGAGCCGCGGCTACGACACCGCCTGGGTGCGCTTCGGCGCGCTGCGCGGCAAGGGGCTGGTGCGCAAGCTGCTGCTGCCGGTCAACTTGCTGGTCGGCTTCTGGCAGGCGCTCGGTCAGCTGCGCCGCATCAAGCCCGATGTCGTGCTCGGCATGGGCGGCTACATCACCTTCCCCGGCGGCATGATGGCGGCGCTCCTCGGCCGGCCGTTGGTGCTGCACGAACAGAATTCGGTTGCCGGGCTCGCCAACCGCGTGCTCGCCGGCGTCGCCGACCGCGTGCTGTCGGGCTTTCCGTCGGTGCTGAAGAAGGCGGGCTGGGTGGGCAACCCGGTGCGCGAGGACATCGCCTCCGTGGCGGCGCCGGCCGCGCGCTTCGCCGGCCGCAGCGGCCCGCTCAACGTGCTGGTGGTGGGCGGCAGCCTCGGCGCCGCGGTGCTCAACGACACCGTGCCCAAGGCGCTCGCGCGCATTCCGCTGGAGTTCCGCCCGCAGGTGGTGCACCAGGCTGGTGAAAAGCAGATCGATGCGCTGCGTGCGGCCTATGCGGCGGCCGGCGTGGAAGGCGACCTGCGCCCCTTCATCCAGGACATGGCCGCCGCTTACGCCGAGGCCGATCTGGTGATCTGCCGCGCCGGCGCGCTCACCGTGGCCGAACTTGCGGCGGTCGGCGTGGCCAGCCTGCTGGTGCCCTTCCCGCACGCGGTGGACGACCACCAGACTGGCAACGCGCGTTTCCTGGCCGAACACGGCGGCGCCTACCTGCTGCCGCAAAACGAACTCGACGCCGAACGACTGGCCGGCATTCTCGCCAGTCTGGACCGTCCGCAACTGTTGCAGATGGCCGAGCACGCCCGCGCGCAGGCGAAGCCGCGCGCGACCGAGGCGGTCGCCCGTGCCTGCGAGGAACTGGCGGAGGGACGCAAGGCATGA
- the mraY gene encoding phospho-N-acetylmuramoyl-pentapeptide-transferase, with product MLLELALWLGQDIRGFNVFGYITLRTVLAALTALAISLTAGPGVIRWLAAKKIGQAVRDDGPKSHLTKAGTPTMGGALILIAIGITILLWGDLRNAYVWVTLLVTLGFGAVGWVDDWRKVVHRDPKGLASRWKYFWTSAIALGASIFLGLSATTPAETELIVPFFKAVAYPLGVYGFIALTYFVINGTSHAVNLTDGLDGLAIMPTVMVAGALAIFAYVAGHAGFSKYLGVPYIAGAGELAVFCGAICGAGLGFLWFNAYPAEVFMGDVGALALGAALGTIAVVVRQEIVLFIMGGLFVAETLSVMVQVLYFKASGGKRIFRMAPLHHHYELSGWKETQVVVRFWIITLMLVLFGLSTLKLR from the coding sequence ATGCTGCTCGAACTCGCCCTCTGGCTCGGCCAGGACATCCGCGGTTTCAACGTCTTCGGCTACATCACGCTGCGGACGGTGCTGGCCGCGCTCACCGCGCTGGCGATCTCGCTCACCGCCGGGCCGGGCGTCATCCGCTGGCTGGCTGCCAAGAAAATCGGCCAGGCGGTGCGCGACGACGGCCCCAAGTCGCACCTCACCAAGGCCGGCACGCCGACCATGGGCGGCGCGCTGATCCTGATCGCCATCGGCATCACCATCCTGCTGTGGGGCGATCTGCGCAACGCCTACGTGTGGGTCACGCTGCTGGTCACGCTCGGCTTCGGCGCGGTGGGCTGGGTGGATGACTGGCGCAAGGTGGTGCACCGCGACCCGAAGGGCCTCGCGAGCCGCTGGAAGTATTTCTGGACCTCGGCGATCGCGCTCGGCGCTTCGATCTTCCTCGGTCTCAGCGCCACCACGCCGGCCGAAACCGAACTGATCGTGCCCTTCTTCAAGGCGGTGGCCTATCCGCTCGGCGTCTACGGCTTCATCGCGCTGACCTACTTCGTCATCAACGGTACCAGTCACGCGGTCAACCTCACCGACGGCCTCGACGGGCTGGCGATCATGCCGACGGTGATGGTCGCCGGCGCACTGGCGATCTTCGCCTACGTCGCCGGCCACGCCGGCTTCTCCAAGTACCTCGGCGTGCCCTACATCGCCGGTGCGGGCGAACTCGCGGTGTTCTGCGGCGCGATCTGCGGTGCCGGTCTCGGCTTCCTGTGGTTCAACGCCTATCCAGCCGAAGTCTTCATGGGCGACGTCGGCGCGCTCGCGCTCGGCGCCGCGCTCGGCACCATCGCGGTCGTGGTGCGGCAGGAAATCGTGCTCTTCATCATGGGCGGCCTGTTCGTCGCCGAAACCCTCTCGGTGATGGTGCAGGTGCTGTACTTCAAGGCATCCGGGGGCAAGCGCATCTTCCGCATGGCGCCGCTGCATCACCACTACGAACTAAGCGGCTGGAAGGAAACCCAGGTGGTGGTGCGCTTCTGGATCATCACCCTGATGCTGGTGCTGTTCGGCCTGTCGACGCTGAAACTGAGATGA
- the murD gene encoding UDP-N-acetylmuramoyl-L-alanine--D-glutamate ligase: MTQPSFSSSLAGRHVLVLGLGESGLAIARWCARCGARLRVADSRTTPPGLEALRAAAPQAAVITGSFGDEVLEGIDVVAVSPGLDPRVGVIASARRRCLQITGEMALFAQALTDLGARDATRILAITGTNGKTTTTALTAALAQSAGLDAVAAGNISPAALDVLMARLDAGQALPQCWVLELSSFQIETAQALDADAATVLNVTDDHLDRYADLADYAATKARIFQGRGAQVLNREDARVAAMVLSGRKVVRFGTDAPQNPADYGLVEDAGRCWLVRGGERLLALDELALAGRHNAANVLAALALCETGLGLAPAQLLSGLRAFRGLPHRVELVAERADGVRYYDDSKGTNVGATVAALDGLGGRVVLIAGGDGKGQDFSPLAPVLTRHARAVVLIGRDAKLIEAAVAGCGVPLEHAADLDTAVLRANALARQGDAVMLSPACASLDMFRNYAHRAEVFIAAVRRLPEVSPR; encoded by the coding sequence ATGACGCAGCCGTCCTTCTCCTCCTCGCTTGCTGGCCGCCACGTGCTCGTGCTCGGGCTGGGCGAGTCCGGTCTGGCCATCGCCCGCTGGTGCGCGCGCTGCGGCGCGCGTCTGCGCGTGGCCGACAGCCGCACGACGCCGCCGGGGCTGGAGGCGCTGCGCGCTGCCGCGCCGCAGGCCGCAGTCATCACCGGCAGCTTCGGTGACGAAGTGCTGGAAGGAATCGACGTGGTCGCAGTCAGCCCGGGGCTGGACCCGCGCGTGGGCGTGATCGCGAGCGCGCGCCGCCGCTGCCTGCAGATCACCGGCGAGATGGCGCTGTTCGCCCAGGCCCTCACTGATCTCGGCGCGCGCGATGCGACCCGCATCCTCGCGATCACCGGCACCAACGGCAAGACCACCACCACCGCGCTGACGGCCGCGCTCGCGCAGTCGGCCGGGCTGGATGCGGTGGCGGCGGGCAATATCAGCCCGGCCGCGCTCGATGTGCTGATGGCGCGACTCGACGCCGGTCAGGCGCTGCCGCAATGCTGGGTGCTGGAGCTTTCCAGCTTCCAGATCGAGACCGCGCAGGCGCTCGACGCCGATGCCGCGACGGTGCTCAACGTCACCGACGACCACCTCGACCGCTACGCCGATCTCGCCGATTACGCCGCCACCAAGGCGCGCATCTTCCAGGGGCGTGGAGCGCAGGTGCTCAACCGCGAAGACGCGCGCGTCGCCGCCATGGTGCTGTCCGGCCGCAAGGTCGTGCGCTTCGGCACCGATGCACCGCAGAATCCGGCCGATTACGGCCTGGTCGAAGACGCCGGGCGCTGCTGGCTGGTGCGCGGCGGCGAACGGCTGCTCGCGCTCGACGAACTCGCGCTCGCCGGCCGCCACAACGCCGCCAACGTGCTGGCCGCGCTGGCGTTGTGCGAAACCGGCCTCGGCCTCGCGCCGGCGCAGTTGCTCTCCGGTCTGCGTGCCTTCCGCGGCCTGCCGCACCGGGTGGAACTGGTGGCCGAGCGCGCCGACGGCGTGCGCTACTACGACGACTCCAAGGGCACCAACGTCGGCGCCACCGTGGCTGCGCTCGACGGACTCGGCGGTCGCGTGGTGCTGATCGCCGGCGGCGATGGCAAGGGCCAGGACTTTTCGCCGCTCGCGCCGGTGCTCACGCGCCATGCGCGCGCGGTGGTGTTGATCGGCCGCGACGCGAAGCTGATCGAAGCCGCCGTGGCCGGATGCGGCGTGCCGCTGGAACACGCCGCCGACCTCGACACCGCGGTGCTGCGCGCCAATGCGCTGGCGCGGCAGGGTGACGCAGTGATGCTGTCCCCCGCGTGCGCCAGCCTCGACATGTTCCGCAACTACGCCCACCGCGCCGAAGTGTTCATCGCCGCGGTGCGTCGCCTGCCCGAGGTCAGCCCGCGATGA
- a CDS encoding UDP-N-acetylmuramoyl-L-alanyl-D-glutamate--2,6-diaminopimelate ligase produces MSNPAFVLLDQLRASGVRPAGITADSRRVGPGAVFAAWPGHVTDGRRYIASAIERGAAAVLWEEGDGFHPGELPVPGFAVPRLRELAGALAHEIYDRPSARLWMAGVTGTNGKTTVTQWLARALGELGSRCGIVGTLGSGFPDQLSASLNTTPDALELHATLARLLGEGAAAAAMEVSSIGLDQGRVNGVEFDVAVFTNLTRDHLDYHRTMDAYAEAKARLFALPGISRAVINLDDAFGLTQARRLVAAGQVDVIGYTCVASNADAVPGARVLVADRLQASPSGLQFSLHWAGRQSDLQVRMVAPFNVSNLLAVIGALVMRGVAVEEALAVVGRLNPPEGRMQLVGGIGEPLIVIDYAHTPDALAKVLEAVRGTVRSRGGRLVCVFGCGGDRDPGKRPLMGEVARQLADRVVVTSDNPRSEDPRKIIDAIAAGAGASADCVVDRAEAIRIAVGEAGPDDVVVLAGKGHEPYQEIHGQRLPFSDVEQAKAALAVWNDRRTTA; encoded by the coding sequence GTGAGCAACCCTGCCTTCGTGCTGCTCGATCAGCTCCGCGCCAGCGGCGTCCGGCCCGCCGGCATCACGGCCGATTCGCGTCGTGTCGGGCCGGGGGCCGTGTTCGCGGCGTGGCCGGGGCATGTCACCGACGGCCGCCGTTACATCGCCTCCGCCATCGAGCGCGGCGCCGCTGCCGTGTTGTGGGAAGAGGGCGACGGCTTTCACCCGGGAGAACTTCCGGTTCCAGGGTTCGCGGTGCCCAGGCTGCGCGAACTCGCAGGTGCGCTTGCCCACGAGATCTATGACCGGCCCTCCGCGCGGCTGTGGATGGCCGGCGTGACCGGCACCAACGGCAAGACCACGGTCACGCAGTGGCTCGCGCGCGCGCTGGGCGAACTCGGCAGCCGCTGCGGCATCGTCGGTACCCTCGGAAGCGGGTTTCCGGACCAGCTCAGCGCCAGTCTCAATACCACGCCCGATGCGCTCGAACTGCATGCCACGCTCGCTCGCCTGCTGGGCGAAGGCGCAGCCGCCGCGGCCATGGAAGTGTCGTCCATCGGACTCGACCAAGGGCGGGTGAACGGCGTCGAGTTCGACGTGGCGGTGTTCACCAACCTTACCCGCGACCATCTCGATTACCACCGCACGATGGACGCCTATGCCGAAGCCAAGGCGCGTCTTTTCGCGCTGCCGGGCATCAGCCGCGCCGTCATCAATCTGGACGACGCCTTCGGCCTGACGCAGGCCCGCCGCCTCGTCGCCGCCGGGCAGGTCGATGTGATCGGCTACACCTGCGTCGCCTCCAACGCGGACGCGGTGCCGGGCGCCCGTGTGCTGGTGGCGGACCGGCTCCAGGCCTCGCCCTCGGGCCTGCAGTTCTCGCTGCACTGGGCGGGGCGCCAGTCCGACCTGCAGGTGCGCATGGTCGCCCCGTTCAATGTCTCCAATCTGCTCGCGGTGATCGGCGCGCTCGTCATGCGCGGGGTCGCGGTAGAGGAAGCGCTGGCCGTGGTCGGCCGCCTCAATCCGCCGGAAGGTCGCATGCAACTGGTGGGCGGGATTGGAGAGCCGCTGATCGTGATCGACTACGCGCACACGCCGGATGCGCTCGCCAAGGTGCTGGAGGCGGTGCGCGGCACCGTGCGCAGCCGCGGCGGCCGCCTCGTGTGCGTGTTCGGCTGCGGCGGCGATCGCGATCCCGGCAAGCGCCCCCTGATGGGAGAAGTCGCCCGCCAACTGGCCGACCGCGTCGTGGTCACCAGCGACAACCCGCGCAGCGAAGACCCGCGCAAGATCATCGACGCCATTGCCGCCGGGGCGGGTGCGTCGGCCGACTGCGTCGTGGACCGCGCCGAAGCGATCCGCATCGCGGTGGGCGAGGCCGGGCCCGACGACGTCGTCGTGCTGGCCGGCAAGGGCCACGAACCATATCAGGAGATCCACGGTCAGCGTCTGCCGTTCTCCGACGTCGAGCAGGCGAAGGCGGCGCTGGCAGTGTGGAACGACAGGAGAACGACGGCATGA
- a CDS encoding UDP-N-acetylmuramoyl-tripeptide--D-alanyl-D-alanine ligase, whose product MMSLLDASRALSAHHAVAQGAVRFSSVGTDSRGIIPGQLFVALRGERFDGHEFVAAALKAGAAAAMVDARGFTEFGDASLPLLVVDDTRLALGTLAATWRARFAIPVIGVTGSNGKTTVKEMCAEILRAQARRDGAGDEAVLATRGNLNNDIGLPLTLLELRDHHRAAVIEMGMNHPGEIAYLTGLARPTVAIVNNAQRAHLQGLGTLGEVAQEKGAIYQGLGAAGVAVVNADDPHAGYWRDLNAGRPIVSFGIDQPADVAGECTLHGLGSQLHIAAPQGRGEVELQVPGLHNASNALGAAAACLAAGVVFEAALEGLALYEGTRGRLQRRAGPQGAVILDDSYNANPDSVRAGIDVLASTPGHTFLVLGDMGEVGQTSAQVHDEIGGYAKSKGIDGLYALGEASAIAVRNFGEGAHHFDSVEALVGALAPRLDADAVVLVKGSRFMKMERVADALAALHNGAPQKDTNS is encoded by the coding sequence ATGATGAGCCTGCTCGACGCCAGCCGCGCGCTGTCCGCACATCACGCGGTGGCGCAAGGCGCGGTGCGCTTTTCCAGTGTCGGCACCGACAGCCGCGGCATCATCCCCGGGCAGCTCTTCGTTGCCCTGCGTGGCGAGCGCTTCGACGGTCACGAATTCGTCGCCGCCGCGCTCAAGGCGGGCGCCGCCGCGGCCATGGTCGACGCGCGTGGCTTTACCGAATTCGGCGACGCCAGCCTGCCGCTGCTGGTGGTCGACGACACCCGGCTCGCGCTCGGCACCCTCGCCGCGACGTGGCGTGCCCGCTTTGCGATTCCGGTCATCGGCGTCACCGGCAGCAACGGCAAGACGACGGTCAAGGAAATGTGCGCCGAGATCCTGCGCGCTCAGGCGCGGCGTGATGGCGCCGGCGACGAGGCGGTGCTCGCCACGCGCGGCAACCTCAACAACGACATCGGTCTGCCGCTGACGCTGCTCGAACTGCGCGACCACCACCGCGCGGCGGTCATCGAGATGGGCATGAACCATCCGGGCGAGATCGCCTACCTCACCGGGCTTGCACGGCCGACGGTGGCCATCGTCAACAACGCGCAGCGCGCGCACCTGCAGGGCCTGGGCACGCTGGGGGAAGTGGCGCAGGAGAAGGGCGCGATCTACCAGGGCCTGGGTGCCGCCGGCGTCGCGGTCGTCAACGCCGACGACCCGCACGCGGGCTATTGGCGCGACCTCAATGCCGGGCGCCCGATTGTGAGCTTTGGTATCGACCAGCCGGCCGACGTTGCCGGGGAATGTACCCTGCACGGCCTTGGTTCCCAGCTCCACATCGCCGCGCCCCAGGGACGGGGCGAGGTTGAACTGCAGGTGCCGGGACTGCATAACGCAAGCAACGCGCTCGGCGCCGCCGCCGCCTGTCTTGCCGCGGGCGTGGTGTTCGAAGCCGCGCTCGAAGGCCTGGCGCTCTACGAAGGCACCCGCGGCCGCCTGCAGCGCAGGGCCGGGCCGCAGGGCGCGGTCATCCTCGATGATTCCTACAACGCCAACCCGGATTCGGTGCGCGCCGGCATCGACGTGCTCGCGAGCACGCCGGGTCACACCTTCCTGGTGCTGGGCGACATGGGCGAAGTGGGGCAGACCAGCGCCCAGGTGCACGACGAAATCGGGGGCTACGCCAAGAGCAAGGGCATCGACGGCCTGTACGCGCTGGGCGAGGCGAGCGCGATCGCGGTGCGCAATTTCGGCGAAGGCGCGCATCACTTCGACAGCGTGGAGGCGCTGGTCGGGGCGCTCGCACCCCGGCTCGACGCCGACGCCGTGGTGCTGGTGAAGGGCTCACGCTTCATGAAGATGGAGCGGGTGGCGGACGCGCTTGCGGCACTGCACAATGGCGCCCCCCAAAAGGACACGAACTCGTAA
- a CDS encoding D-alanine--D-alanine ligase — MKQRFGKVAVLFGGSSAERDVSLMSGAAVLAALQGAGVDAHAFDPAERDLHILKEEGYDRVFIALHGRGGEDGTVQGALELMGIPYTGSGVMASALAMDKWRTKMVWLSCGLPTPRYAILDADSDFDAIARDLGLPIFVKPVHEGSSMGATKVTEAGQLRAAWELAARYDSLVIAEEFISGQELTAPFLDDRALPLVRIVAPDGNYDYQHKYFTDDTRYDCPCGLPQAEEEALQALILKSARVLGCRGWGRADLILTPEGRPYLLEMNTSPGMTGHSLVPMSARVAGMSFEALCLAILAGARLG, encoded by the coding sequence GTGAAGCAGCGGTTTGGAAAAGTGGCGGTGCTGTTCGGCGGCTCTTCCGCCGAGCGCGATGTTTCGCTGATGTCGGGCGCGGCGGTGCTGGCCGCGCTGCAGGGTGCCGGGGTCGATGCGCACGCCTTCGACCCGGCCGAGCGCGACCTCCACATCCTCAAGGAAGAGGGCTACGACCGCGTCTTCATCGCGCTGCACGGCCGCGGCGGCGAAGACGGTACGGTGCAGGGCGCGCTCGAACTGATGGGCATCCCCTACACCGGCAGCGGCGTGATGGCCTCGGCGCTGGCGATGGACAAATGGCGGACCAAGATGGTGTGGCTGTCCTGCGGGTTGCCGACGCCGCGCTACGCCATCCTCGACGCCGACAGCGATTTCGACGCGATCGCGCGCGACCTCGGCCTGCCGATCTTCGTCAAGCCGGTGCATGAAGGCTCCAGCATGGGCGCGACCAAGGTGACCGAGGCCGGCCAGTTGCGCGCCGCGTGGGAACTGGCTGCGCGTTACGACAGCCTGGTGATCGCGGAGGAGTTCATCTCCGGCCAGGAGCTGACCGCGCCTTTCCTCGACGACCGCGCGCTGCCGCTGGTGCGCATCGTCGCCCCCGACGGCAACTACGACTACCAGCACAAGTACTTCACCGACGACACCCGCTACGACTGCCCCTGCGGCCTGCCGCAGGCCGAAGAAGAGGCGCTGCAGGCGCTGATCCTCAAGAGCGCGCGCGTGCTTGGCTGCCGCGGCTGGGGCCGCGCCGACCTGATCCTGACCCCCGAAGGGCGGCCCTATTTGCTGGAGATGAATACTTCGCCCGGCATGACCGGCCATTCGCTGGTGCCGATGTCGGCACGTGTGGCGGGCATGTCGTTCGAAGCGCTGTGTCTGGCGATTCTCGCGGGAGCCCGTCTTGGCTGA
- the murC gene encoding UDP-N-acetylmuramate--L-alanine ligase, translated as MKHKVKRIHFVGIGGAGMSGIAEVLVNLGYSVSGSDLGDSAATRRLKAMGAKVVLGHDAANVEAADALVVSTAVKNDNPEVIAARARHIPIVPRAQMLAELMRLKSGIAIAGTHGKTTTTSLVASILAEGAMDPTFVIGGRLNAAGANARLGKGDFLVAEADESDASFLMLSPVISVVTNIDADHMDTYGHDFARLKQAFVDFLQRLPFYGVAVLCEDDPHVRSIMPLVSKQVVRYGLSETANIRAENIRAEGGRMIFDVLRVNGSTTRLADVVLNLPGLHNVRNALAAIAVATEVQVPDDAIVKALAEFSGVGRRFQRYGEVAAPSGGTFTLIDDYGHHPVEMEATLAAARGAFPGRRLVLAFQPHRYTRTRDCFEDFVKVLSTVDALLLAEVYAAGEAPIVAADGRALSRALRVAGKVEPVFVEDIGGMPQAVLEAVRDGDVVITMGAGSIGAVPGKLASNEEQA; from the coding sequence ATGAAACATAAAGTCAAACGCATCCACTTTGTAGGTATCGGCGGCGCCGGCATGAGCGGCATCGCCGAGGTGCTGGTCAACCTCGGCTACAGCGTCAGCGGCTCGGATCTCGGCGACAGCGCCGCGACCCGCCGCCTGAAGGCGATGGGCGCGAAGGTCGTGCTCGGCCACGACGCCGCCAACGTCGAAGCGGCCGATGCGCTGGTGGTATCCACCGCGGTGAAGAACGACAACCCGGAGGTGATCGCGGCGCGTGCCCGTCACATCCCGATCGTGCCGCGCGCGCAGATGCTGGCCGAGTTGATGCGGCTGAAGAGCGGCATCGCCATCGCCGGCACCCACGGCAAGACGACCACCACCTCGCTGGTGGCCAGCATCCTCGCCGAAGGGGCGATGGACCCGACCTTCGTGATCGGTGGCCGCCTCAATGCCGCCGGCGCCAATGCGCGCCTCGGCAAGGGCGATTTCCTGGTCGCCGAGGCGGACGAATCCGACGCCTCCTTCCTGATGCTGAGCCCGGTGATCTCGGTGGTGACCAACATCGACGCCGACCACATGGACACCTACGGCCACGATTTCGCCCGCCTCAAGCAGGCCTTCGTGGACTTCCTGCAGCGGCTGCCCTTCTACGGCGTCGCGGTGCTGTGCGAGGACGATCCGCACGTGCGCTCGATCATGCCGCTGGTGTCCAAGCAGGTGGTGCGCTACGGCCTGTCCGAAACCGCCAACATCCGCGCCGAGAACATCCGCGCCGAAGGCGGCCGCATGATCTTCGACGTGTTGCGGGTCAATGGCAGCACCACCCGGCTGGCCGATGTCGTGCTCAACCTGCCGGGCCTGCACAACGTGCGCAATGCGCTCGCGGCGATCGCGGTGGCGACCGAAGTGCAGGTGCCGGACGATGCGATCGTCAAGGCGCTGGCCGAGTTCAGCGGGGTCGGCCGTCGCTTCCAGCGCTACGGCGAAGTCGCCGCACCGTCCGGCGGCACGTTCACGTTGATCGACGACTACGGCCACCACCCGGTGGAGATGGAAGCGACGCTGGCCGCGGCGCGCGGCGCCTTCCCGGGCCGCCGCCTGGTGCTGGCCTTCCAGCCGCACCGCTACACCCGCACCCGCGACTGTTTCGAGGACTTCGTCAAGGTGCTGTCGACGGTGGATGCGCTGCTGCTGGCCGAGGTCTATGCCGCTGGCGAGGCGCCGATCGTCGCCGCCGACGGCCGCGCGCTGTCGCGAGCGCTGCGGGTGGCAGGCAAGGTGGAGCCGGTGTTCGTCGAGGACATCGGCGGCATGCCGCAGGCGGTGCTGGAGGCGGTGCGCGACGGCGATGTGGTGATCACGATGGGTGCGGGCAGCATCGGCGCGGTGCCGGGCAAGCTCGCCAGCAACGAGGAGCAGGCGTGA